In Aegilops tauschii subsp. strangulata cultivar AL8/78 chromosome 3, Aet v6.0, whole genome shotgun sequence, one genomic interval encodes:
- the LOC109756974 gene encoding FACT complex subunit SSRP1-A: protein MTDGHLFNNILLGGRTGTNLGQFKVHPGGLAWKRQGGGKTIEIDKADLTSVTWMKVPRAYQLGVRIKDGLSYTFIGFREQDVSSLINFMQKNLGISPDEKQLSVGGHNWGGIGIVGSMLTFMVESKQAFEVSLADVSQTQMQGKTDVLLEFHVDDTTGANEKDSLMDMSFHVPTSNTQFPGNENRTSAQILWEAILDRADNGSGSSGEAVVTFEGIAILTPRGRYAVELHLPFLRLQGQANDFKIQYSSILRLFVLPKSNNPHTIVVVTLDPPIRKGQTLYPHIVIQFETETVVQKNMKLSRELLDEKYKDRLVESYQGLVHEVFVKVLRGLSGAKVTRPGSFRNYKNGYAVKSSLKAEDGLLYPLEKGFFFLPKPPTLILDEEIEFVEFERHGAGGASMSSQYFDLLVKLKNDQEHLFRNIQRSEYRNLFNFINGKGLKVMNLGDGQGTSGVTDVLQDTDDVAPDPHLERIKNQAGSSEDSDEEDEDFVLHKDDGGSPTDDSGGEESDASESGGEKQKSSKKEARSSKPPVKRKPKGKDGEGSGKRKPKGMDGEGSEKRKPKKKKDPNAPKRPMMPFMYFSMAERAGVKDSNPDLAPTDIAKKLGEIWQKMSTEDKQPYILQSQADQKRYEKESAAYRAAAPVDVDAGSGNGSD, encoded by the exons ATGACGGACGGCCACCTCTTCAACAACATTCTCCTCGGGGGCCGCACCGGCACG AATCTTGGTCAGTTTAAAGTGCACCCTGGAGGGCTCGCATGGAAGAGACAAGGTGGAGGAAAGACAATTGAGATCGACAAAGCTGATTTAACTTCTGTGACATGGATGAAAGTCCCCAGGGCATATCAGCTTGGAGTCAGAATCAAAGATGGCCTGTCCTACACATTTATTGGCTTCCGCGAACAG GATGTAAGCAGCCTGATCAATTTCATGCAAAAGAATTTGGGCATCTCACCAGATGAAAAGCAGTTATCTGTTGGTGGTCACAACTGGGGAGGGATTGGCATAGTTG GAAGCATGCTTACCTTTATGGTTGAATCGAAGCAAGCATTTGAAGTTTCTCTAGCAGACGTCTCACAGACCCAGATGCAAGGCAAAACAGATGTTCTCTTGGAGTTCCATGTTGATGATACTACTGGTGCTAATGAG AAAGATTCGCTCATGGATATGAGTTTTCATGTACCCACGTCAAATACTCAATTTCCTGGAAACGAGAATCGTACTTCGGCTCAG ATACTGTGGGAGGCAATACTTGATAGGGCTGATAATGGTTCCGGCTCTTCTGGAGAGGCAGTTGTCACCTTTGAAGGAATAGCTATTCTTACACCAAG AGGACGATACGCTGTTGAGCTTCACCTTCCATTTCTGCGCCTTCAAGGACAAGCTAATGATTTTAAAATCCAATATAGCAGCATTCTTCGCCTCTTTGTTTTGCCAAAG TCAAACAACCCTCATACAATTGTGGTTGTCACTCTTGATCCGCCAATCCGTAAAGGACAAACGCTATATCCTCACATTGTCATTCAG TTTGAGACGGAAACAGTAGTTCAAAAAAACATGAAATTAAGcagagagttgcttgatgaaaaATACAAGGATAGGCTAGTGGAATCTTATCAG GGTCTAGTACATGAGGTATTCGTCAAAGTCCTCCGCGGTCTTTCTGGTGCTAAAGTCACAAGGCCGGGTTCTTTCAGAAATTACAAAAATGGATATGCAGTTAAATCATCACTCAAAGCTGAAGATGGACTGTTGTATCCACTTGAAAAGGGTTTCTTCTTTCTGCCAAAGCCCCCTACACTCATTTTAGATGAAGAG ATTGAGTTTGTTGAATTTGAACGGCATGGTGCTGGTGGCGCCAGTATGTCATCTCAGTATTTTGACCTCCTGGTCAAGCTAAAAAATGACCAAGAGCATCTCTTCAGAAATATTCAGAGGAGTGAATACCGTAACCTCTTCAACTTTATCAA TGGAAAGGGCTTGAAAGTAATGAACCTTGGAGATGGTCAAGGTACAAGTGGTGTCACAGATGTTCTACAGGACACTGATGATGTTGCTCCTGATCCACATCTAGAGAGAATAAAAAATCAGGCGGGGAGTAGTGAGGACAGTGATGAAGAG GATGAAGATTTTGTTCTGCATAAGGATGATGGCGGATCTCCTACTGATGATTCTGGTGGTGAGGAATCAGATGCAAGTGAAAGTGGTGGCGAAAAACAG AAGTCATCCAAAAAGGAAGCCCGTAGTTCAAAGCCACCTGTGAAAAGGAAGCCTAAGGGCAAGGATGGCGAAGGTTCAGGGAAAAGGAAGCCTAAGGGCATGGATGGCGAAGGTTCAGAGAAAAGGAaaccaaagaagaagaaagatcCTAACGCCCCCAAAAGACCAATGATGCCATTCATGTATTTCTCAATGGCTGAGCGGGCA GGTGTGAAGGACAGCAATCCAGATTTGGCTCCAACCGATATTGCAAAGAAGCTTGGCGAGATTTGGCAAAAGATGTCAA CCGAAGACAAGCAACCTTACATTCTGCAGTCTCAAGCCGACCAGAAGCGGTACGAGAAGGAATCTGCTGCCTACCGCGCTGCTGCCCCAGTGGACGTGGACGCCGGGTCCGGCAATGGCTCTGACTAG